The genomic window GAGTGAGGATGACCACGTACTTGCTACCACGTTGCTGAATGCTGCCGGTGCCGTTCCCACGCTTTGACATGAATGTCTCCGTTTCTGTCCCGGTGGGACAGGTTCAGCACATCAGCATTTTTGCGTGTTTTGCGGTTTTTGCGTGTTTTGATGTAAAATGTTGTGAAAGGAGGTCTGTCATGACCTACACCCGACATGAACCCATGGCCCTGCTGACCGTGCAGGAAGCCGCCAGAATGCTCCACGTCAGCGATGACACTGTTCGCAGGCAAATCAAAGAAGGGGATCTGGAAGCCGTCAGAATCGGTACTACCCCTCAGGGCAGACCCCGTTACCGGATTCCCTCTGCAGCAGTAGAAGAGAAACTGGGACAGAGCACCCTGAAAGCTCCTTCTGCGCTGGAACGCCTGCAGGAAGCCTTCAGCACCCTGACCGAAGAACAGCAGGAAACGCTGATTGCACAGGCGGTGCAGTGGGCCAGAAGTCAGTCCCCAGCCGAACAGACCAGAGATCGGAAACCAGAGCCCACCAAAGCGGAGTTGGAGAAGCGTTTTGCGGGTCGCCTGAAAGCCCGGAAGCAGGCCAGCTGAGTGCCTGAAGTTCCCCGACTGATCCCAGACATCAATGTGCTGCTCAGTGGGCTTACCAGTACCAAAGGACCTTCCTTTGACTTGTACCAGGCAGCCCAGCAATTCGAGGTAATGCTGGTGCTATCCGAGCAGCATTTCATGGAACTCCGGCAGGTGTTGACCTACCCAGCGGTCTTGGCTCTGGGCGGAGGAATTACCCCTTCAGATGCCTTTGGACTGGCGGTGGAGTTATACCGGGTGGCAGAAGTGGTAGTGCACCTGGAGCATTATGACTGGCCCTCGTGTCCTGACCCGAAAGACTGGTACCTGCTGGACTTGCTGATGACCTCAGATGCGGATGGAATCGTCAGCAAGGATAAACACCTGCTGAGGTTGTCCGACAAACTGGGGATTCCCGTGTATGAGCCAAGAGAATTGGTAAAGTTGGGCATCATTTGAAAGACTGTGCCCCGTGTTTCTCGCTTATGCCGAGAATCTCCGATTCCGAGGCATCCTCAGCAAATCAGGCACCCGCCATGTACCAGAAGTTTCTGCAGAACCGCACCACTGGTCGGCTGAACTTCGTCCTACAGCTGGAAACGCCATCGACTGGAGGTCGGCTGGGGCTTTGGCTGTGGGCAAAGGAAGAAGCCCTCCGAGATCGGAGGGCCTTAAGTCTAAGTACGCTTGGTAGCCTCTAGTATTTGATATTTGCTGGCTGGTAGTAAGATCCTATTCTGCTTGTTCTCATACAAATGACCATTCATCTGGAACAATCTGCCATCCATGCTCTCCAGTACTAGACAATTCTCTTGCGAATCCCAGAGGAAGTATCCTGATACCTCGGCACCATCTACGAGAATATTGCCTTCTGTAGCAATATCCATCCATAAGATATCGCGAATCCGCATCAGTAGGGACTTGATGTTACTTGGTGGAACCTCGACAAATCGTCTTACTTCGTCAAGTAATTCCGCAGTAGGTGGAGATAAGAATATATCAGAGATACCTATCTCAGCCAGCTTTAGCACAGAAGTCAAATAAGGCTCTCCTCCGTTAAGGCTCTTGCGATGTGCGTCAAGCCACTGCGAAATCATAACCCGCAGAGTTCTTTCTCTATAGTGATCCAAGAACTCTTTGAGTAGTAGCACAAAGCTATTGATTGGTTTCATAGTCACCTACTTGATTGGGAAGGCCGTGATGAG from Deinococcus cellulosilyticus NBRC 106333 = KACC 11606 includes these protein-coding regions:
- a CDS encoding putative toxin-antitoxin system toxin component, PIN family — protein: MPEVPRLIPDINVLLSGLTSTKGPSFDLYQAAQQFEVMLVLSEQHFMELRQVLTYPAVLALGGGITPSDAFGLAVELYRVAEVVVHLEHYDWPSCPDPKDWYLLDLLMTSDADGIVSKDKHLLRLSDKLGIPVYEPRELVKLGII
- a CDS encoding helix-turn-helix domain-containing protein, whose protein sequence is MTYTRHEPMALLTVQEAARMLHVSDDTVRRQIKEGDLEAVRIGTTPQGRPRYRIPSAAVEEKLGQSTLKAPSALERLQEAFSTLTEEQQETLIAQAVQWARSQSPAEQTRDRKPEPTKAELEKRFAGRLKARKQAS